A window of candidate division WOR-3 bacterium contains these coding sequences:
- a CDS encoding aspartate-semialdehyde dehydrogenase: MKTVGIVGSTGAVGTKAVEIIKSRSLPVELRAFSSYSGGREVFGVEVEELKEVPKNLDFAIFSAGSAVSLKWAKNFADANIVCIDNTSAFRRDDDIPLVVPQVNFDDVKKDGFLISNPNCATIPVVRILNNFKDEVTGFHAVTFQSVSGAGRRGLTALSEESRGLKFEQSPFAEKIFDNVLPLIGNISETGCSQEELKLVFETRKILHKKDMRISAVCVRVPVTVGHSVSLTLEGKNLTAEKVRNWIKLNKDVLYKKVPTPRDIQDRDEVIAGRVKEEDGYPGLVSLFVCADNLRVGAATNAVDILEKLL; the protein is encoded by the coding sequence ATGAAGACTGTCGGTATAGTCGGTTCGACGGGTGCGGTCGGCACAAAGGCCGTTGAAATAATAAAAAGCAGATCTCTTCCCGTCGAACTGAGGGCATTTTCTTCTTACTCGGGCGGACGCGAAGTATTTGGAGTCGAAGTCGAAGAGCTGAAAGAGGTTCCAAAAAATCTCGATTTCGCTATTTTTTCAGCGGGATCTGCAGTTTCTTTAAAATGGGCAAAAAATTTCGCCGACGCAAATATAGTCTGCATCGACAACACTTCGGCTTTCAGAAGAGATGATGACATTCCTCTCGTTGTGCCCCAGGTCAATTTCGACGACGTTAAAAAAGACGGTTTTCTTATATCGAATCCGAACTGCGCTACAATACCGGTTGTAAGGATTTTGAATAATTTCAAAGACGAAGTGACCGGATTTCACGCCGTTACTTTTCAGTCTGTGTCGGGAGCGGGGAGAAGAGGATTGACAGCACTTTCCGAAGAGAGCAGAGGTTTAAAGTTCGAGCAGTCGCCTTTCGCTGAAAAAATTTTCGACAACGTATTGCCTCTCATAGGAAACATTTCTGAAACCGGATGCTCTCAGGAAGAACTCAAACTCGTCTTTGAGACGAGAAAAATACTTCACAAAAAGGACATGAGAATCTCGGCTGTGTGCGTCAGAGTGCCGGTGACAGTGGGTCACTCCGTGTCGCTGACTCTTGAGGGAAAAAATCTTACGGCCGAAAAGGTCAGGAATTGGATTAAGCTGAACAAAGATGTTCTGTACAAAAAAGTTCCCACCCCTCGCGACATTCAGGATAGAGACGAAGTAATCGCCGGAAGAGTAAAAGAAGAGGACGGTTATCCTGGGCTCGTCAGTCTGTTCGTGTGCGCAGACAATTTAAGGGTCGGGGCGGCGACGAACGCCGTTGATATTCTCGAAAAGCTTTTGTGA